The following proteins come from a genomic window of Leptospira bandrabouensis:
- a CDS encoding glycerophosphodiester phosphodiesterase: MKKTLTFRISLFLICFTLYFTNCATVEPPNRLRKVIDLQGHRGARGLKPENTWPAFEEAIKYKMVTLELDTVLTKDKRVVIHHDSDTNPVICQNADGTEIKKTSLYELTLAELQSYDCGSKKNPNFPKQTPVPGTKLLSLEEFFEKVIQAEKKSKEVYEFNIETKFPDDGSAPDSLVKEHTEKLIQIIEKYNVVERTTIQSFDLRTLAVSKVKNPKIKTSALFVPTYFQGFLMTIGFGNGYRENILSAAKEKQADIISPYFLYVTHKFVKESHNKSMLVIPWTVNTEKEMRRLVSCGVDGIISDYPDLLDSVVRQKP, from the coding sequence ATGAAGAAAACCCTAACATTTAGAATTAGTTTATTCTTAATTTGTTTTACGCTTTATTTTACCAACTGTGCTACAGTAGAACCACCCAACCGTTTGCGTAAAGTGATCGATTTACAAGGTCATCGTGGGGCAAGAGGACTAAAACCAGAAAATACTTGGCCTGCCTTTGAAGAAGCGATCAAATATAAAATGGTTACATTGGAACTAGATACGGTTCTTACTAAAGACAAACGAGTGGTCATCCACCATGATTCGGATACCAATCCTGTGATCTGTCAAAACGCAGATGGTACTGAGATTAAAAAAACTTCACTTTATGAACTTACGTTAGCCGAACTGCAATCTTATGATTGTGGATCCAAAAAAAATCCTAACTTTCCAAAACAAACTCCTGTTCCTGGTACCAAACTTCTTTCCTTAGAAGAGTTTTTTGAAAAGGTAATACAAGCGGAAAAAAAATCAAAAGAAGTTTATGAGTTCAATATTGAAACAAAATTTCCGGATGACGGTTCTGCACCCGATAGTTTAGTGAAAGAACATACTGAAAAACTAATTCAAATCATTGAAAAGTATAATGTCGTAGAAAGGACAACCATTCAATCATTTGATCTTCGGACTTTGGCTGTTTCCAAGGTTAAAAATCCAAAAATTAAAACCAGTGCTTTGTTTGTTCCCACTTACTTCCAAGGTTTTTTGATGACGATTGGTTTTGGAAATGGATATCGAGAAAACATTTTGTCAGCCGCAAAAGAAAAACAAGCTGATATCATTTCTCCATACTTTCTATATGTTACACACAAATTTGTGAAAGAGTCGCATAACAAATCCATGTTGGTGATTCCTTGGACTGTCAATACAGAAAAAGAAATGAGGAGACTTGTTTCTTGTGGTGTGGATGGAATTATTTCGGATTATCCAGATTTATTGGACTCGGTAGTTCGTCAAAAACCTTAG
- a CDS encoding TRL domain-containing protein, giving the protein MKKDSRFISKSFVVLVSLIFAFLLTQCVNLGQPQGLGPTGILYASYSLGLSERNLPKLPLKKGKACVKRYGFFFTTGNASIGEAANAAGIVDIYRIEKEATNYLSLYSSLCTVVWGI; this is encoded by the coding sequence ATGAAAAAAGACTCTCGATTCATTTCGAAATCATTTGTGGTTTTGGTTTCTCTTATTTTCGCTTTCTTACTCACTCAATGTGTTAATTTAGGACAACCACAGGGTCTTGGTCCTACAGGTATTTTGTATGCCTCTTATTCTTTAGGACTTTCAGAACGTAACCTACCAAAACTTCCGTTAAAAAAAGGGAAAGCTTGTGTCAAACGATACGGTTTCTTTTTTACAACTGGTAATGCGAGCATTGGCGAAGCTGCCAACGCAGCAGGAATTGTGGATATTTACCGAATCGAAAAAGAGGCAACGAATTACCTCTCTCTTTATTCATCCCTTTGTACGGTGGTTTGGGGAATCTAA
- a CDS encoding TRL-like family protein, whose translation MNRFLISHILLLLISILNFGNCASPGFGPKGYIYTKTKIGIFGTGESSKRRATSCIHSVLGLFSFGDASLEFLKSRSKIQTVTETNWTTFSILGMYANLCVEISGNE comes from the coding sequence TTGAATCGGTTTTTGATTTCACACATACTACTTCTTTTGATTTCTATTTTGAATTTTGGAAATTGTGCCTCCCCAGGTTTTGGACCAAAAGGGTATATTTATACCAAAACAAAAATTGGAATTTTTGGAACAGGGGAATCTTCCAAAAGAAGGGCCACATCTTGCATACACTCTGTACTAGGGCTATTTTCTTTTGGCGATGCTTCCTTAGAATTTTTGAAATCAAGATCCAAAATCCAAACTGTCACAGAAACTAATTGGACCACCTTTTCCATTTTGGGAATGTATGCGAACCTTTGTGTCGAGATCTCAGGAAACGAATGA